One Esox lucius isolate fEsoLuc1 chromosome 1, fEsoLuc1.pri, whole genome shotgun sequence genomic region harbors:
- the bcl9l gene encoding B-cell CLL/lymphoma 9-like protein isoform X1 has product MHPDNKLTNHGKQVSSDSQSQLPNVTQGANKGLGAGNHGLKANQISPGNPGLKAVNQSVSGIGGMMKTKRERSVSMESGEQQDTLTSLLETGAKVEGVMRSKRRCVLEKKQPYSGDEWCSGPDTEEEDDKPHTVAHRERVMSSGIRQGLSGPSSTTGPLPPDPSLTPGVGRGLGPGGHRSEVPRPSQQVVYVFTTSLANSAAEAVIHGHTDSILLFHQQNVPRTKQLEQYAPSGKHPSLSELSARATPPTGTPKSQSGTPRPASVGVGSHLQSVRSGTPSSTGPPESETPQTRPGGPGASNNSSSGPSLQPSGAIAPTSSGTGSGGGGEGDGSSPSGSPSVLSSHLQGDVDARGGPGANRDDGGLSREQLEHRERSLQTLRDIERLLLRSGTAGGPGEPPGPCDDDNNNSNVNNNNNRVGGGPAEDSDNAGSCDNNGGGAPLLTPGGQVKRYEEPLQSMVSQTQQLGGPGLDDSPMRGAHHHHHHHHHHHLPPHHHHLHSPGGLDMGPLLGPDGLTPEQVAWRKLQEEYYQEKRRQQEIQPSPHTHPQHFRMMQEMGIGHGAPAIMMRGPPPPYHSKPGEQQWGPGGPMMGPGGMGPGNPRMIDMHPDGPRGPRFLGQMQRGPPGSGGFPGSPGGVLAMEGLGPQRGPRPGMWIEDLPPNMMGGGGGPFYHGGPGGGPQQHLQGDPERLLTREEMFRIMEKRQLQGLHRLELERIAKQQQQGIGGPRMMEGPGGFPGQGMGRGPGSRGDPMDFPGSREMMGSPGGGGPQMRDLMDSPLGPGGMGMNMMNQQMMLQKMRGGGGGGPLGDMLTQEDIARIRAAQNGGGRGGGKVMNQGPDGPLQFPNQGPFPGGPGGGDGGYLQGHGAEMFGGPDQHEGPHMGGTSRLSHMPMGGRPRGHPSDLSVNVNPGMLSPAMPPPPHQLKSPPLTQEPSPLMSSPSAPGLKSPSQVSSGGGPQAQQHPLPPASGAGTPSSMKSPQVMGPTLGLRSPSGSPGRLKSPVLVSSPGWTSPKTALPSPGGPVSGKGVGNGGSSSTETGPSLPPRSSNSTPISQPGSMAPSMPFTSSPDNPPTQNPLSLIMSQMSKYAMPSSTPLYHDAIKTIATSDDEMTPDRPLLSGVNIGGNLGNHQGSMLLSQSSMGPHSGPQSPLGMVLQGPSQLSPNPMGLPGMNPSMMGGGGGPPDGMGSSMSPMHPHNQMGGFPRMQNPSHGGPLHSPLGGLPPQFSQQNPSHGGPLHSPLGGLPPQFSQQNPDDVIPPLQHMLSKGLPHPQQHAPPPSDSFMGPEGPDLSDVIRPTHSGIPEFDLSRIIPSDKPSSTLQYFPKAEGQGGPPNPQQGRPGSQGPPPQLLKQLSTPSSNPHIANLQNMMAEQQLPPLPSHCGMGRPGMAGGPQGGSRGMGGPGGGCMMPPGHLMGRTGMGPGPGGQQLHHHHHHQHHHQQQQAMMANSLLHPGPHPSMMSPQHQQHHSMMAQQNLMLMQAKQRSMGLPGDPFGQQGGPLMSPGGPMMGPGPQHPQGGMIGPGAGPQGPLRQRGMSLDSPIGYGPGPGSMTNMPF; this is encoded by the exons ATGCACCCTGACAATAAGCTAACCAATCATGGCAAGCAAGTGAGCAGCGACAGCCAATCTCAGCTCCCGAATGTGACCCAGGGGGCCAATAAGGGTCTGGGGGCGGGTAACCAtgggctcaaagcaaatcaaatctCTCCTGGCAACCCCGGTCTCAAGGCAGTCAACCAATCAGTGAGCGGCATTGGGGGGATGATGAAGACGAAGAGAGAGCGGAGTGTGTCCATGGAGTCTGGCGAGCAGCAAGACACATTAACCTCTTTACTGGAGACTGGAGCCAAag tAGAAGGCGTGATGCGCAGTAAGCGGAGGTGTGTGTTGGAGAAGAAACAGCCCTACAGTGGGGACGAATGGTGCTCTGGACCggacacagaggaggaggatgacaaGCCACACACGGTCGCTCACC GGGAGCGTGTGATGTCATCAGGGATTCGCCAGGGCCTCTCCGGACCCTCGTCCACGACGGGGCCCCTCCCTCCTGACCCCTCGCTGACCCCTGGGGTGGGTCGTGGCCTTGGTCCGGGAGGTCATAGGTCAGAGGTCCCCCGCCCCTCTCAGCAGGTGGTCTACGTCTTTACTACCAGCCTGGCCAACAG TGCTGCTGAAGCAGTGATTCATGGCCACACAGactccatcctcctcttccaccaGCAGAACGTCCCACGGACGAAGCAACTGGAGCAG TATGCCCCTTCAGGGAAGCACCCCAGCCTGTCAGAGTTGAGCGCCCGGGCCACCCCTCCCACGGGGACACCCAAGTCCCAGAGTGGCACCCCAAGGCCGGCGTCGGTGGGCGTAGGGAGCCACCTCCAGTCTGTACGGAGCGGGACCCCCTCTTCCACGGGACCCCCTGAATCTGAGACCCCTCAGACAAGACCGGGGGGTCCAGGAGCTTCCAATAACAGCAGCAGCGGCCCCTCCCTCCAGCCAAGTGGAGCCATTGCTCCCACGTCCTCTGGAACAGGCTCCGGGGGTGGCGGGGAGGGCGATGGGTCCTCTCCGTCGGGCAGTCCCTCGGTGCTGTCATCGCACCTCCAGGGCGACGTGGACGCGCGGGGCGGCCCCGGGGCCAACAGGGATGACGGAGGTCTGTCCAGGGAGCAGCTGGAGCACAGAGAGAGGTCTCTGCAGACCCTCAGGGACATCGAGAGACTGTTGCTCCGGTCCGGAACAGCAGGGGGCCCAGGAGAGCCGCCGGGCCCCTGCGAcgatgacaacaacaacagcaacgtgaacaacaataacaaccgGGTGGGCGGCGGTCCGGCGGAGGACAGCGACAACGCTGGCAGCTGTGACAACAATGGTGGGGGTGCCCCTCTGCTGACCCCCGGGGGCCAGGTGAAGAGGTACGAGGAGCCCCTGCAGTCCATGGTCTCCCAGACACAGCAGCTAGGCGGGCCGGGGCTAGACGACTCCCCCATGCGGGgggcccaccaccaccatcaccaccaccaccaccaccacctgccaccacaccatcaccacctccaCTCCCCTGGCGGCCTGGACATGGGGCCCCTGCTGGGCCCCGACGGGCTGACCCCGGAGCAGGTGGCCTGGAGGAAGCTCCAGGAGGAGTACTACCAGGAGAAGAGGCGGCAGCAGGAGATCCAGCCGAgcccgcacacacacccgcagCACTTCAGGATGATGCAGGAGATGGGCATCGGGCACGGGGCCCCCGCCATCATGATGAGGGGTCCGCCTCCGCCCTACCACAGCAAGCCGGGGGAGCAGCAGTGGGGACCGGGGGGTCCCATGATGGGTCCCGGCGGGATGGGTCCGGGGAACCCTCGAATGATAGACATGCACCCGGACGGGCCCCGGGGTCCACGCTTCCTCGGCCAGATGCAGAGGGGCCCCCCTGGGAGTGGAGGGTTCCCGGGCAGTCCTGGCGGTGTGTTGGCCATGGAGGGCCTCGGGCCGCAACGGGGCCCGAGGCCAGGGATGTGGATAGAGGACCTGCCCCCAAACATgatgggtgggggtgggggtccATTCTACCATGGGGGGCCCGGTGGGGGACCCCAACAGCACCTGCAGGGTGACCCAGAGCGCCTTTTGACCCGGGAAGAGATGTTCCGCATCATGGAGAAACGGCAGCTGCAGGGTCTCCACAGGCTGGAGCTGGAGAGGATAGCCAAGCAGCAGCAACAGGGTATAGGGGGCCCACGGATGATGGAGGGACCAGGGGGGTTCCCGGGTCAAGGGATGGGCCGAGGGCCGGGGTCACGGGGGGACCCTATGGACTTCCCAGGGTCCAGGGAGATGATGGGGTCACCGGGAGGGGGCGGGCCCCAGATGAGGGACCTAATGGATTCCCCCCTGGGTCCTGGGGGAATGGGCATGAACATGATGAACCAGCAGATGATGCTGCAGAAGATGAGAGGGGGTGGCGGAGGAGGGCCCCTAGGGGACATGCTGACCCAGGAGGACATCGCTCGGATCCGGGCCGCCCAGAATGGTGGCGGTCGGGGGGGGGGCAAAGTGATGAACCAGGGACCCGACGGCCCCCTCCAGTTCCCCAACCAGGGGCCCTTTCCTGGGGGTCCGGGGGGAGGTGATGGGGGTTACCTCCAGGGGCATGGTGCAGAGATGTTCGGAGGACCTGACCAACATGAGGGGCCTCACATGGGGGGGACCTCTCGGCTCAGCCACATGCCCATGGGGGGCAGACCCAGAGGTCACCCCTCAGACCTGTCTGTCAACGTGAACCCCGGCATGCTCTCCCCGGCCATgccccctccaccacaccaGCTCAAGTCTCCGCCTCTCACACAGGAGCCTTCGCCCCTCATGAGCTCGCCCTCTGCCCCGGGCCTCAAGTCTCCCTCTCAGGTGTCCTCGGGCGGGGGGCCTCAGGCCCAACAACACCCCCTGCCTCCAGCCTCCGGAGCCGGGACGCCCTCCTCCATGAAGTCCCCCCAGGTGATGGGCCCCACCCTCGGGCTGCGCTCTCCCTCTGGCTCCCCTGGACGTCTGAAGTCTCCGGTCCTTGTGTCATCTCCCGGGTGGACGTCCCCTAAGACGGCCCTCCCCAGCCCCGGGGGGCCTGTCAGTGGGAAGGGGGTGGGGaatgggggcagcagctccacgGAGACCG GCCCATCGCTCCCCCCCAGGAGTTCAAACTCCACCCCAATTAGCCAGCCGGGTTCCATGGCTCCCAGCATGCCATTCACCTCGTCACCGGACAATCCGCCGACCCAGAACCCCCTCTCCCTCATCATGTCACAGATGTCTAAGTACGCCATGCCCAGTTCCACCCCGCTCTACCACGACGCCATCAAAACCATCGCCACCTCCGATGACGAGATGACACCAGATCGCCCCCTGCTGTCCGGAGTTAACATCGGAG GTAACCTAGGGAACCACCAGGGCTCCATGCTTTTGTCCCAGAGCTCCATGGGTCCTCACAGCGGCCCGCAAAGCCCCCTGGGAATGGTCCTCCAGGGCCCCAGCCAGCTGTCTCCAAACCCCATGGGCCTGCCGGGTATGAACCCATCTATGATGGGGGGTGGAGGTGGGCCCCCGGACGGGATGGGCAGCAGCATGTCCCCAATGCACCCCCATAACCAGATGGGGGGGTTCCCCCGAATGCAGAACCCCTCCCACGGGGGCCCTTTGCACTCCCCTCTGGGCGGACTTCCTCCCCAGTTCTCCCAGCAGAACCCCTCTCATGGGGGCCCTTTGCACTCCCCTCTGGGCGGACTACCACCCCAGTTCTCCCAGCAGAACCCCGATGACGTCATCCCCCCACTCCAGCACATGCTCAGCAAAGGCCTTCCCCACCCGCAGcaacatgccccccccccctctgacTCCTTCATGGGCCCAGAAGGGCCCGACCTCAGCGACGTCATTCGGCCGACCCACTCCGGCATCCCGGAGTTCGACCTGTCTCGCATCATCCCCTCGGACAAGCCCTCCAGCACCCTGCAGTACTTCCCCAAAGCAGAGGGCCAGGGGGGCCCCCCTAACCCCCAGCAGGGCCGGCCGGGCTCCCAGGGACCCCCACCCCAGCTCCTGAAGCAACTCTCCACCCCATCCTCCAACCCCCACATCGCCAACCTCCAGAACATGATGGCTGAGCAGCAGCTGCCCCCCCTGCCCTCGCACTGCGGCATGGGCCGGCCGGGCATGGCGGGGGGTCCCCAGGGGGGCTCCAGGGGCATGGGAGGCCCAGGAGGAGGGTGCATGATGCCCCCTGGACACCTGATGGGCAGGACCGGTATGGGCCCGGGACCcggggggcagcagctccaccatcaccaccaccaccagcaccaccaccagcagcagcaggcCATGATGGCCAACAGCCTGCTCCACCCAGGCCCCCACCCCTCCATGATGTCCCCGCAGCACCAGCAACATCACAGCATGATGGCCCAGCAGAACCTCATGCTGATGCAGGCAAAGCAGAGGAGCATGGGCCTGCCCGGGGACCCCTTCGGCCAGCAGGGGGGCCCCCTAATGTCACCCGGGGGTCCCATGATGGGCCCGGGCCCCCAGCACCCCCAGGGAGGGATGATTGGCCCCGGCGCTGGCCCCCAGGGACccctcagacagagaggcatGTCCCTGGACAGTCCCATTGGCTACGGGCCCGGACCAGGAAGTATGACCAACATGCCGTTCTGA
- the bcl9l gene encoding B-cell CLL/lymphoma 9-like protein isoform X2 yields the protein MHPDNKLTNHGKQVSSDSQSQLPNVTQGANKGLGAGNHGLKANQISPGNPGLKAVNQSVSGIGGMMKTKRERSVSMESGEQQDTLTSLLETGAKEGVMRSKRRCVLEKKQPYSGDEWCSGPDTEEEDDKPHTVAHRERVMSSGIRQGLSGPSSTTGPLPPDPSLTPGVGRGLGPGGHRSEVPRPSQQVVYVFTTSLANSAAEAVIHGHTDSILLFHQQNVPRTKQLEQYAPSGKHPSLSELSARATPPTGTPKSQSGTPRPASVGVGSHLQSVRSGTPSSTGPPESETPQTRPGGPGASNNSSSGPSLQPSGAIAPTSSGTGSGGGGEGDGSSPSGSPSVLSSHLQGDVDARGGPGANRDDGGLSREQLEHRERSLQTLRDIERLLLRSGTAGGPGEPPGPCDDDNNNSNVNNNNNRVGGGPAEDSDNAGSCDNNGGGAPLLTPGGQVKRYEEPLQSMVSQTQQLGGPGLDDSPMRGAHHHHHHHHHHHLPPHHHHLHSPGGLDMGPLLGPDGLTPEQVAWRKLQEEYYQEKRRQQEIQPSPHTHPQHFRMMQEMGIGHGAPAIMMRGPPPPYHSKPGEQQWGPGGPMMGPGGMGPGNPRMIDMHPDGPRGPRFLGQMQRGPPGSGGFPGSPGGVLAMEGLGPQRGPRPGMWIEDLPPNMMGGGGGPFYHGGPGGGPQQHLQGDPERLLTREEMFRIMEKRQLQGLHRLELERIAKQQQQGIGGPRMMEGPGGFPGQGMGRGPGSRGDPMDFPGSREMMGSPGGGGPQMRDLMDSPLGPGGMGMNMMNQQMMLQKMRGGGGGGPLGDMLTQEDIARIRAAQNGGGRGGGKVMNQGPDGPLQFPNQGPFPGGPGGGDGGYLQGHGAEMFGGPDQHEGPHMGGTSRLSHMPMGGRPRGHPSDLSVNVNPGMLSPAMPPPPHQLKSPPLTQEPSPLMSSPSAPGLKSPSQVSSGGGPQAQQHPLPPASGAGTPSSMKSPQVMGPTLGLRSPSGSPGRLKSPVLVSSPGWTSPKTALPSPGGPVSGKGVGNGGSSSTETGPSLPPRSSNSTPISQPGSMAPSMPFTSSPDNPPTQNPLSLIMSQMSKYAMPSSTPLYHDAIKTIATSDDEMTPDRPLLSGVNIGGNLGNHQGSMLLSQSSMGPHSGPQSPLGMVLQGPSQLSPNPMGLPGMNPSMMGGGGGPPDGMGSSMSPMHPHNQMGGFPRMQNPSHGGPLHSPLGGLPPQFSQQNPSHGGPLHSPLGGLPPQFSQQNPDDVIPPLQHMLSKGLPHPQQHAPPPSDSFMGPEGPDLSDVIRPTHSGIPEFDLSRIIPSDKPSSTLQYFPKAEGQGGPPNPQQGRPGSQGPPPQLLKQLSTPSSNPHIANLQNMMAEQQLPPLPSHCGMGRPGMAGGPQGGSRGMGGPGGGCMMPPGHLMGRTGMGPGPGGQQLHHHHHHQHHHQQQQAMMANSLLHPGPHPSMMSPQHQQHHSMMAQQNLMLMQAKQRSMGLPGDPFGQQGGPLMSPGGPMMGPGPQHPQGGMIGPGAGPQGPLRQRGMSLDSPIGYGPGPGSMTNMPF from the exons ATGCACCCTGACAATAAGCTAACCAATCATGGCAAGCAAGTGAGCAGCGACAGCCAATCTCAGCTCCCGAATGTGACCCAGGGGGCCAATAAGGGTCTGGGGGCGGGTAACCAtgggctcaaagcaaatcaaatctCTCCTGGCAACCCCGGTCTCAAGGCAGTCAACCAATCAGTGAGCGGCATTGGGGGGATGATGAAGACGAAGAGAGAGCGGAGTGTGTCCATGGAGTCTGGCGAGCAGCAAGACACATTAACCTCTTTACTGGAGACTGGAGCCAAag AAGGCGTGATGCGCAGTAAGCGGAGGTGTGTGTTGGAGAAGAAACAGCCCTACAGTGGGGACGAATGGTGCTCTGGACCggacacagaggaggaggatgacaaGCCACACACGGTCGCTCACC GGGAGCGTGTGATGTCATCAGGGATTCGCCAGGGCCTCTCCGGACCCTCGTCCACGACGGGGCCCCTCCCTCCTGACCCCTCGCTGACCCCTGGGGTGGGTCGTGGCCTTGGTCCGGGAGGTCATAGGTCAGAGGTCCCCCGCCCCTCTCAGCAGGTGGTCTACGTCTTTACTACCAGCCTGGCCAACAG TGCTGCTGAAGCAGTGATTCATGGCCACACAGactccatcctcctcttccaccaGCAGAACGTCCCACGGACGAAGCAACTGGAGCAG TATGCCCCTTCAGGGAAGCACCCCAGCCTGTCAGAGTTGAGCGCCCGGGCCACCCCTCCCACGGGGACACCCAAGTCCCAGAGTGGCACCCCAAGGCCGGCGTCGGTGGGCGTAGGGAGCCACCTCCAGTCTGTACGGAGCGGGACCCCCTCTTCCACGGGACCCCCTGAATCTGAGACCCCTCAGACAAGACCGGGGGGTCCAGGAGCTTCCAATAACAGCAGCAGCGGCCCCTCCCTCCAGCCAAGTGGAGCCATTGCTCCCACGTCCTCTGGAACAGGCTCCGGGGGTGGCGGGGAGGGCGATGGGTCCTCTCCGTCGGGCAGTCCCTCGGTGCTGTCATCGCACCTCCAGGGCGACGTGGACGCGCGGGGCGGCCCCGGGGCCAACAGGGATGACGGAGGTCTGTCCAGGGAGCAGCTGGAGCACAGAGAGAGGTCTCTGCAGACCCTCAGGGACATCGAGAGACTGTTGCTCCGGTCCGGAACAGCAGGGGGCCCAGGAGAGCCGCCGGGCCCCTGCGAcgatgacaacaacaacagcaacgtgaacaacaataacaaccgGGTGGGCGGCGGTCCGGCGGAGGACAGCGACAACGCTGGCAGCTGTGACAACAATGGTGGGGGTGCCCCTCTGCTGACCCCCGGGGGCCAGGTGAAGAGGTACGAGGAGCCCCTGCAGTCCATGGTCTCCCAGACACAGCAGCTAGGCGGGCCGGGGCTAGACGACTCCCCCATGCGGGgggcccaccaccaccatcaccaccaccaccaccaccacctgccaccacaccatcaccacctccaCTCCCCTGGCGGCCTGGACATGGGGCCCCTGCTGGGCCCCGACGGGCTGACCCCGGAGCAGGTGGCCTGGAGGAAGCTCCAGGAGGAGTACTACCAGGAGAAGAGGCGGCAGCAGGAGATCCAGCCGAgcccgcacacacacccgcagCACTTCAGGATGATGCAGGAGATGGGCATCGGGCACGGGGCCCCCGCCATCATGATGAGGGGTCCGCCTCCGCCCTACCACAGCAAGCCGGGGGAGCAGCAGTGGGGACCGGGGGGTCCCATGATGGGTCCCGGCGGGATGGGTCCGGGGAACCCTCGAATGATAGACATGCACCCGGACGGGCCCCGGGGTCCACGCTTCCTCGGCCAGATGCAGAGGGGCCCCCCTGGGAGTGGAGGGTTCCCGGGCAGTCCTGGCGGTGTGTTGGCCATGGAGGGCCTCGGGCCGCAACGGGGCCCGAGGCCAGGGATGTGGATAGAGGACCTGCCCCCAAACATgatgggtgggggtgggggtccATTCTACCATGGGGGGCCCGGTGGGGGACCCCAACAGCACCTGCAGGGTGACCCAGAGCGCCTTTTGACCCGGGAAGAGATGTTCCGCATCATGGAGAAACGGCAGCTGCAGGGTCTCCACAGGCTGGAGCTGGAGAGGATAGCCAAGCAGCAGCAACAGGGTATAGGGGGCCCACGGATGATGGAGGGACCAGGGGGGTTCCCGGGTCAAGGGATGGGCCGAGGGCCGGGGTCACGGGGGGACCCTATGGACTTCCCAGGGTCCAGGGAGATGATGGGGTCACCGGGAGGGGGCGGGCCCCAGATGAGGGACCTAATGGATTCCCCCCTGGGTCCTGGGGGAATGGGCATGAACATGATGAACCAGCAGATGATGCTGCAGAAGATGAGAGGGGGTGGCGGAGGAGGGCCCCTAGGGGACATGCTGACCCAGGAGGACATCGCTCGGATCCGGGCCGCCCAGAATGGTGGCGGTCGGGGGGGGGGCAAAGTGATGAACCAGGGACCCGACGGCCCCCTCCAGTTCCCCAACCAGGGGCCCTTTCCTGGGGGTCCGGGGGGAGGTGATGGGGGTTACCTCCAGGGGCATGGTGCAGAGATGTTCGGAGGACCTGACCAACATGAGGGGCCTCACATGGGGGGGACCTCTCGGCTCAGCCACATGCCCATGGGGGGCAGACCCAGAGGTCACCCCTCAGACCTGTCTGTCAACGTGAACCCCGGCATGCTCTCCCCGGCCATgccccctccaccacaccaGCTCAAGTCTCCGCCTCTCACACAGGAGCCTTCGCCCCTCATGAGCTCGCCCTCTGCCCCGGGCCTCAAGTCTCCCTCTCAGGTGTCCTCGGGCGGGGGGCCTCAGGCCCAACAACACCCCCTGCCTCCAGCCTCCGGAGCCGGGACGCCCTCCTCCATGAAGTCCCCCCAGGTGATGGGCCCCACCCTCGGGCTGCGCTCTCCCTCTGGCTCCCCTGGACGTCTGAAGTCTCCGGTCCTTGTGTCATCTCCCGGGTGGACGTCCCCTAAGACGGCCCTCCCCAGCCCCGGGGGGCCTGTCAGTGGGAAGGGGGTGGGGaatgggggcagcagctccacgGAGACCG GCCCATCGCTCCCCCCCAGGAGTTCAAACTCCACCCCAATTAGCCAGCCGGGTTCCATGGCTCCCAGCATGCCATTCACCTCGTCACCGGACAATCCGCCGACCCAGAACCCCCTCTCCCTCATCATGTCACAGATGTCTAAGTACGCCATGCCCAGTTCCACCCCGCTCTACCACGACGCCATCAAAACCATCGCCACCTCCGATGACGAGATGACACCAGATCGCCCCCTGCTGTCCGGAGTTAACATCGGAG GTAACCTAGGGAACCACCAGGGCTCCATGCTTTTGTCCCAGAGCTCCATGGGTCCTCACAGCGGCCCGCAAAGCCCCCTGGGAATGGTCCTCCAGGGCCCCAGCCAGCTGTCTCCAAACCCCATGGGCCTGCCGGGTATGAACCCATCTATGATGGGGGGTGGAGGTGGGCCCCCGGACGGGATGGGCAGCAGCATGTCCCCAATGCACCCCCATAACCAGATGGGGGGGTTCCCCCGAATGCAGAACCCCTCCCACGGGGGCCCTTTGCACTCCCCTCTGGGCGGACTTCCTCCCCAGTTCTCCCAGCAGAACCCCTCTCATGGGGGCCCTTTGCACTCCCCTCTGGGCGGACTACCACCCCAGTTCTCCCAGCAGAACCCCGATGACGTCATCCCCCCACTCCAGCACATGCTCAGCAAAGGCCTTCCCCACCCGCAGcaacatgccccccccccctctgacTCCTTCATGGGCCCAGAAGGGCCCGACCTCAGCGACGTCATTCGGCCGACCCACTCCGGCATCCCGGAGTTCGACCTGTCTCGCATCATCCCCTCGGACAAGCCCTCCAGCACCCTGCAGTACTTCCCCAAAGCAGAGGGCCAGGGGGGCCCCCCTAACCCCCAGCAGGGCCGGCCGGGCTCCCAGGGACCCCCACCCCAGCTCCTGAAGCAACTCTCCACCCCATCCTCCAACCCCCACATCGCCAACCTCCAGAACATGATGGCTGAGCAGCAGCTGCCCCCCCTGCCCTCGCACTGCGGCATGGGCCGGCCGGGCATGGCGGGGGGTCCCCAGGGGGGCTCCAGGGGCATGGGAGGCCCAGGAGGAGGGTGCATGATGCCCCCTGGACACCTGATGGGCAGGACCGGTATGGGCCCGGGACCcggggggcagcagctccaccatcaccaccaccaccagcaccaccaccagcagcagcaggcCATGATGGCCAACAGCCTGCTCCACCCAGGCCCCCACCCCTCCATGATGTCCCCGCAGCACCAGCAACATCACAGCATGATGGCCCAGCAGAACCTCATGCTGATGCAGGCAAAGCAGAGGAGCATGGGCCTGCCCGGGGACCCCTTCGGCCAGCAGGGGGGCCCCCTAATGTCACCCGGGGGTCCCATGATGGGCCCGGGCCCCCAGCACCCCCAGGGAGGGATGATTGGCCCCGGCGCTGGCCCCCAGGGACccctcagacagagaggcatGTCCCTGGACAGTCCCATTGGCTACGGGCCCGGACCAGGAAGTATGACCAACATGCCGTTCTGA